The DNA sequence CCAGCAGGTTCGGCCGGTCCACGGCCTTGGCCAGGTCGAGCGCCTCGGCGACGGTGGCCTCGGTGTCGTTGGCCAGCCGCGGGTCGACCTCGATCGACACGCGGCCGTCGACGCCGTCGGTGGCGGTGTAGAGGTCGCGGAACAGGTCGCACGCGTTGCGCACGTCCGTGGTGGTGATCTCGCGCACGGCGGCGTCGGTGTCGGCGCCGCGGGCGGCCAGCTCGCGCACCTGCTCGTCGTAGACCGAGCCGTTGGACAGGGCCGTGGCGAAGATCGTCGGGTTCGTGGTGACGCCGACGACGTGCTGGTCGGCGATCAGGCCGGCCAGGTTGCCGGTGTTCAGCCGCTCCCGGGACAGGTCGTCCAGCCAGATCGACACGCCCGCGTCGCTGAGCGCGGCCAGCGGATTGGTGCTCATCTCTTCCAACTCCCTGAGAGGTCTGGGTCCAGCGGTCCGGGGTTCACTTGACCTTGGCGAGCGACCGGCGGGCCGCCGCGACGACGTTCTCGGTCGTGAAGCCGAACTCGCGGAACAGCGTCTGGTAGTCCGCCGACGCGCCGAAGTGCTCGATCGAGACGATCTCGCCCGCGTCGCCCGCGAACCGGTGCCACGGCTGGGCGATGCCCGCCTCGACCACCACGCGCGCCTTCACCGACGACGGCAGCACCTGCTCCTGGTAGCCCTTGTCCTGCGCGTCGAACCACTCGACGCTCGGCATGGAGACCACCCGGGCGGTGACGCCCTCGGTCTGGAGCACCTTGCGCGCCTCGACCGCGATCTGCAGCTCCGAGCCGGTGGCGATGAGGATCAGCTCGGGCTCCTCGTCGCCCTCCAGCACGTAGCCGCCGCGCGCGACGCCCTCGGCGGCCTTCTCCTTGGTGCCTTCCAGCACCGGCAGGTTCTGCCTGGTCAGCGCGATGCCCTTCGGGCCCTCGGCGTTCTCGATCACGGCGCGCCACGCGGCGGCCGTCTCGTTCGCGTCACCGGGGCGCAGCACGGTCAGGCCGGGGATCGCGCGCAACGCGGCCAGGTGCTCGATCGGCTGGTGCGTGGGACCGTCCTCGCCGAGGCCGATCGAGTCGTGCGTCCACACGTAGACGACCGGGGACTTCATCAGCGCCGCCAAGCGGACCGCCGGGCGCATGTAGTCGCTGAACACGAGGAACGTGCCGCCGTACGGGCGGGTCGGGCCGTGCAGCGCGATGCCGTTGAGGATCGAGCCCATCGCGTGCTCGCGAACGCCGAAGTGCAGCGTGCGACCGTACGGGTTGGCGCTCCACATCTTGGTGGAGATCGACTCCGGGCCGAACGAGTCGACGCCCTTCATCGTGGTGTTGTTCGACTCCGCCAGGTCGGCCGAGCCGCCCCACAGCTCCGGCAGCACGTCCTTGAGCGAGTTCAGCACCTCGCCGGACGCCTTGCGCGTCGCCACGCCCTTCGGGTCCGGGTCCCACGACGGCAGCGCGTCGGCCCAGCCCTCGGGCAGCCGGTTGTTCACCAGGCGGTCCAGCAGCGCCTTGCGCTCCGGGTTGGCCTGCGCCCACGCGTCGAACGAGCGCTGCCACTCCGACTTGGCCGCCTCACCGCGCTTGACCACCGCGCGCGTGTGCTCCAGCACCTCGTCGGCGACCTCGAAGGTCTGCTCCGGGTCGAAGCCCAGGATGCGCTTGACCTCGGCGACCTCGTCGGTGCCCAGGGCCGCGCCGTGCGCCGCGCCGGTGTTCTGCTTGTTCGGCGCGGGGAAGCCGATGATCGTGCGCAGCAGGATGAACGACGGGCGCTCGGTCTCGGCCTTGGCGTTCTCCAGGGCCTCCAGGATGCCCTTGACGTTCTCGCCGCCCTCGACGACCTGCACGTGCCAGCCGTAGGCCTCGTAGCGCTTCGCGGTGTCCTCGGACAGCGCGATCGTCGTGTCGTCCTCGATGGAGATCTTGTTGTCGTCGTAGATGACGGTCAGGTTGCCCAGCTTCTGGGTGCCCGCCAGCGACGACGCCTCGGACGTCACGCCCTCTTCGATGTCGCCGTCGGAGGCGATCACGAAGATGTGGTGGTCGAACGGGCTCTCGCCGACCGGGGTGTCCGGGTCGAACAGGCCGCGCTCGCGGCGCGCGCCCATCGCCATGCCGACCGCGGAGGCCAGGCCCTGGCCCAGCGGGCCGGTGGTGATCTCCACACCGTTGGTGTGCCGGTGCTCGGGGTGGCCGGGGGTCTTGGAGCCCCACGTGCGCAACGCCTTGAGGTCGTCCAGCTCCAGGCCGTAGCCGTTGAGGTACAACTGGACGTAGAGGGTGAGGCTCGAGTGGCCGGCGCTGAGCACGAACCGGTCGCGGCCGATCCAGTCGGCGTCGGCCGGGTCGTGCCGCATCACGCGCTGGAACAGCGTGTACGCCAGCGGCGCGAGGCTCATGGCGGTGCCGGGGTGGCCGTTGCCGACCTTCTGCACGGCGTCGGCGGCCAGCACGCGGGCGGTGTCCACCGCGCGCTTGTCGAGGTCGGTCCAATCTTCGGGCAGGTGGGCTTCGGTCAACCGGGCGATGTCATCGGTGACGGACACTGACTTCCAGCTCCAAACTCACTAGGCGGCGGTTGTGACGGCCGGCGTGAACTTAATCGATCCCGTCAGGCCCGATCCGCGGCTACCAAGGTCCGCCGGCCAGCCTAGTCCGCCGAGCGGACCCTCGTACTACTCACGCTCTGTGGGTGTACGCACAGGTGTGATGGGTGCGTTCAGGGAGTACCCGAACGGGCTGCCCGGGGAACGCGCGGTTACGATCTGCGGCATCCCCCGACCTGTTGAGGAGCGCGACGCCATGAGTGCCGTCACCGAGGCTCCGGCGCGGTCGCCCCGGCAGGTCGTCGGCGCGTACGTGGCGCTGACCAAGCCCCGGGTGATCGAGCTGCTGCTGATCACCACCATCCCGGCGATGCTCCTGGCCGCCCGCGGCCTGCCGCCGCTGTGGCTGATCGCGTGCACCCTGGCGGGCGGCACGCTGGCCGCCGGCTCGGCGAACGCGCTGAACTGCTACGTCGACGCCGACATCGACTCGGTGATGAAGCGGACCAGCGCCCGGCCGCTGGCCAAGGACGCCATCCCGCCGCGCAACGCGCTGATCTTCGGCATCGTGCTGGGCGTGGTGTCGTTCGGGTTCCTGTGGCTGACCACGAACCTCATGTCGGCCGTGTTCGCGGTGGCCACGATCCTGTTCTACATCTTCGTCTACACCCTGGTGCTCAAGCGCCGGACGTCGCAGAACATCATCTGGGGCGGCATGGCCGGCTGCATGCCGGTGATCATCGGCTGGTCCTCGGTGACCGGCACGGTGGCGTGGCCCGCGCTGGTGATGTTCGGCGTGATCTTCTTCTGGACGCCGCCGCACACGTGGGCGCTCGCGATGAAGTTCAAGGAGGACTACGCGCGGGCGGGCGTGCCGATGCTGCCGGTGGTGGCGACGGCGCAACAGGTGACGCGCCAGATCGTCATCTACTCGTGGATCACGGTCGCGTGCACGCTGCTGCTGGCCCCGGTGACGTCGTGGATCTACGTGGCCGTCGCGGCGGCGTCGGGCGTGTGGTTCGCGGTGTTCGCGCACCGGCTGCACGGCGTCGTGCGGCGCGGCGGGTCGACCAACACCATGAAGTTCTTCCACATGTCGAACCTGTACCTGATGCTCGTGTTCTGCGGCTTGGCCGTGGACGCGGTGATCGGGCTGCCGGTGCTCGGCTGGCCGTTCTGAGCTTGATGCACTT is a window from the Saccharothrix saharensis genome containing:
- the tkt gene encoding transketolase; amino-acid sequence: MSVTDDIARLTEAHLPEDWTDLDKRAVDTARVLAADAVQKVGNGHPGTAMSLAPLAYTLFQRVMRHDPADADWIGRDRFVLSAGHSSLTLYVQLYLNGYGLELDDLKALRTWGSKTPGHPEHRHTNGVEITTGPLGQGLASAVGMAMGARRERGLFDPDTPVGESPFDHHIFVIASDGDIEEGVTSEASSLAGTQKLGNLTVIYDDNKISIEDDTTIALSEDTAKRYEAYGWHVQVVEGGENVKGILEALENAKAETERPSFILLRTIIGFPAPNKQNTGAAHGAALGTDEVAEVKRILGFDPEQTFEVADEVLEHTRAVVKRGEAAKSEWQRSFDAWAQANPERKALLDRLVNNRLPEGWADALPSWDPDPKGVATRKASGEVLNSLKDVLPELWGGSADLAESNNTTMKGVDSFGPESISTKMWSANPYGRTLHFGVREHAMGSILNGIALHGPTRPYGGTFLVFSDYMRPAVRLAALMKSPVVYVWTHDSIGLGEDGPTHQPIEHLAALRAIPGLTVLRPGDANETAAAWRAVIENAEGPKGIALTRQNLPVLEGTKEKAAEGVARGGYVLEGDEEPELILIATGSELQIAVEARKVLQTEGVTARVVSMPSVEWFDAQDKGYQEQVLPSSVKARVVVEAGIAQPWHRFAGDAGEIVSIEHFGASADYQTLFREFGFTTENVVAAARRSLAKVK
- a CDS encoding heme o synthase, which gives rise to MSAVTEAPARSPRQVVGAYVALTKPRVIELLLITTIPAMLLAARGLPPLWLIACTLAGGTLAAGSANALNCYVDADIDSVMKRTSARPLAKDAIPPRNALIFGIVLGVVSFGFLWLTTNLMSAVFAVATILFYIFVYTLVLKRRTSQNIIWGGMAGCMPVIIGWSSVTGTVAWPALVMFGVIFFWTPPHTWALAMKFKEDYARAGVPMLPVVATAQQVTRQIVIYSWITVACTLLLAPVTSWIYVAVAAASGVWFAVFAHRLHGVVRRGGSTNTMKFFHMSNLYLMLVFCGLAVDAVIGLPVLGWPF